A genomic window from Halorubrum trapanicum includes:
- a CDS encoding AbrB/MazE/SpoVT family DNA-binding domain-containing protein, with protein sequence MSKSTRVTEKGQATIPHELREKYDLQPGDEVVWMDTDEGIVVKKRTRTGGRGMLVPEGTSAEKREEIAAELGQRVRDRRDRNYEDV encoded by the coding sequence ATGAGCAAGTCTACGCGTGTCACTGAGAAGGGCCAGGCGACGATCCCTCACGAACTCCGCGAAAAGTACGACTTACAGCCCGGTGACGAGGTCGTCTGGATGGACACCGACGAGGGGATCGTCGTAAAGAAGCGCACCCGCACTGGTGGCCGTGGGATGCTCGTTCCCGAGGGCACCTCCGCGGAGAAGCGCGAGGAGATCGCAGCGGAACTGGGTCAGCGCGTCCGCGACCGCCGCGACCGTAACTATGAGGACGTTTGA
- a CDS encoding UPF0175 family protein — translation MSSIDLPSGVLDAIAAPPADREPIVRQELAVSLYRAEYLSFGTARELAGRSTAAFQWLLGEREVERHDTAADLALDVEYARN, via the coding sequence ATGAGCAGCATCGATCTGCCGTCCGGGGTGCTGGACGCGATCGCGGCACCGCCGGCGGACCGCGAGCCCATCGTCCGGCAGGAGCTCGCCGTCTCGCTGTACCGAGCGGAGTACCTCTCCTTCGGGACGGCACGGGAGCTGGCCGGCCGCTCGACGGCGGCATTCCAATGGCTGCTCGGCGAGCGGGAGGTCGAGCGTCACGACACCGCGGCGGACCTCGCGCTCGACGTCGAGTACGCGCGGAACTGA
- a CDS encoding homing endonuclease associated repeat-containing protein gives MPQYSDADFLEEIRRVADLSHVDGPPSERTFGDEADMSAQIVRRRFGSWRTAIEQAGFDFHTQADKIPRDKLVAELRWLRDEVGRIPTAEQMDEHGGYAYITYYERFGSWREALDAAGFDPDRGPTDAELLAELHRLRDELEKRPSMNDMTDHGAYGCSTYQRRFGSWSAALEEAFDTESADESRGSE, from the coding sequence ATGCCCCAGTACTCGGACGCGGACTTCCTCGAAGAGATCCGTCGCGTTGCCGATCTCTCTCATGTCGATGGTCCGCCGAGCGAACGGACGTTCGGCGATGAGGCGGATATGTCGGCACAGATTGTGCGGCGCCGCTTCGGCTCATGGCGAACTGCGATCGAACAGGCAGGGTTCGACTTTCACACACAGGCCGACAAGATCCCGCGTGACAAGCTCGTCGCTGAACTCCGGTGGCTTCGTGACGAGGTGGGCCGGATCCCGACCGCCGAGCAGATGGACGAACACGGCGGGTACGCCTACATCACGTACTACGAGCGCTTCGGGTCGTGGCGCGAGGCGCTCGACGCGGCCGGCTTCGATCCGGATCGCGGCCCCACGGACGCTGAGCTGCTTGCGGAACTCCATCGGCTGCGTGACGAACTGGAGAAGCGCCCCTCGATGAACGATATGACCGACCACGGCGCGTACGGGTGTAGTACGTACCAGCGACGGTTCGGCTCGTGGTCAGCGGCGCTCGAGGAAGCGTTCGATACTGAATCGGCGGATGAAAGCAGGGGGTCCGAGTGA
- a CDS encoding BGTF surface domain-containing protein translates to MTNDNTTRSKANAVFFAAVMVVSMVAAGFAVAPAAAVTDSDLTVNNFSPQEVDEETTRTHNLDVTIQNISNASGHTYEVVLPAGDFNSTAVESVNSVTNGTGTNVSSALGSPNPSGDTLTVPVDTSSVNASELTIDVDVNVDFPNVNSDTSAPLTVNFNDADSSSGTVDTPDVTILDTDNSGVNPSYTPESNLYYSGQEIVVDGLSSGTDYQLREVDSRTDEGNISTSSPVEQFTTNGTGAYTINTGDLETGDYFLRGPGISDAEEEDTIFEVSTQSLSIDWEEDSVEEGEEINLEVDSNRGTYDLNVSASGLDDTEIETIFEDSVSDIDLEDEDEEVATLVGISDGDFAANFTDIDAGEYDFEFEVPDTEAQDTATLNVTEAEDGEGDIADSVIEQQGDVAAITVELDNTDTGTLVIGNEEDDGYQANITVEDDEDDEVVVLFNTYAAGTLADGTDADTIVYTEDEDANVQLDNETDLTDILDTGTYDVSVGPYTGDDRFENTIDDPDSISSLTIEERGDSELALWRTSESVESDITEELDDENESATVSLINEAVEGDLVTQTSSLAIDEDGDRSDVLVHQYTAPGLEGPLASASGENLGSAESTAALYELLQQNNSVYTGENAADGEQDQLELVMELDNPGPNEPTTSIDVNELANDEIGSASAFSDVFTVVYDDQTDTYYIVTNIDELNNVVDEDRQIEDEDQYEVQINVQDARLLDLLEEADADDFEEEFVETSASFTAEAAEGEFDNEDSIQVTNAENQSITGTTNVAPGTELDVRVRSDDDASTSFIQNDEDIVVTPEGTWTATFDFSEAAVGDNFTAEVRQAAFTAESDGQVVEQVEEPAVFEVSDLSPAEATATAGDSVDVSATIENTGGREATQDVALTLDGDELDTTEVTLAPGDTTTVEFTADTSGLEAGDYTHGIATDDDEATGTLTIEAADGSDGSDGSDGSDGSDGSDGSDGSDGSDGSDGSDGSGETDDGTPGFGALVALVALIAAALLATRRNE, encoded by the coding sequence ATGACAAACGACAATACCACACGCTCGAAGGCCAACGCGGTCTTCTTTGCGGCGGTCATGGTTGTCTCCATGGTTGCGGCCGGCTTTGCGGTAGCGCCGGCAGCAGCGGTGACAGACTCCGACCTGACCGTCAACAACTTCTCGCCCCAGGAAGTGGACGAGGAGACGACGCGGACGCATAATCTAGACGTAACGATTCAGAACATCAGCAACGCTTCGGGCCACACCTACGAAGTGGTCCTACCGGCTGGTGACTTCAACAGCACCGCAGTCGAGAGTGTAAACTCGGTTACCAACGGAACTGGTACGAACGTTTCCAGCGCCCTCGGTTCCCCGAATCCCTCCGGTGACACTCTCACGGTGCCTGTTGACACCTCCAGTGTCAATGCTTCTGAGCTCACCATCGACGTTGACGTGAACGTTGACTTCCCGAATGTCAACAGTGACACGTCGGCGCCGCTCACGGTGAACTTCAATGATGCTGATTCCTCGTCTGGCACTGTTGATACGCCCGACGTGACCATCCTCGACACGGACAACAGCGGTGTCAATCCGTCCTACACCCCTGAATCGAACCTGTACTACTCCGGTCAGGAGATTGTAGTCGACGGACTCTCGAGTGGTACAGATTACCAGCTCCGCGAGGTTGACAGCCGGACCGACGAAGGAAACATCAGTACGAGCAGTCCGGTGGAGCAGTTCACCACGAACGGGACTGGCGCGTACACGATCAACACTGGCGACCTCGAAACTGGTGACTACTTCCTCCGCGGCCCGGGTATCTCCGACGCAGAGGAAGAAGACACCATCTTCGAGGTCTCCACGCAGAGCCTCTCCATCGACTGGGAAGAAGACAGCGTCGAAGAAGGTGAAGAGATCAACCTTGAAGTCGACTCCAACCGCGGGACCTACGACCTCAACGTGAGCGCGAGCGGTCTCGACGACACCGAGATCGAAACCATCTTCGAGGACAGCGTCAGCGACATTGACCTCGAAGACGAGGACGAAGAGGTCGCTACGCTCGTCGGCATCTCTGACGGTGACTTCGCGGCGAACTTCACCGACATCGATGCGGGCGAGTACGACTTCGAATTCGAAGTGCCCGACACCGAAGCTCAGGACACCGCCACGCTCAACGTGACGGAGGCTGAGGACGGCGAGGGCGACATCGCCGACTCGGTCATCGAACAGCAGGGTGACGTTGCCGCTATCACCGTCGAACTCGACAACACCGACACGGGCACGCTCGTGATCGGTAACGAAGAAGACGACGGCTACCAAGCGAACATCACCGTTGAAGACGACGAAGACGACGAAGTCGTCGTCCTCTTCAACACGTACGCTGCCGGCACCCTCGCCGATGGGACTGACGCAGACACCATCGTCTACACCGAAGACGAGGATGCAAACGTTCAGCTCGACAACGAGACGGACCTGACCGACATCCTCGACACGGGTACGTACGACGTGTCGGTCGGCCCGTACACGGGTGATGACCGCTTCGAGAACACTATCGACGACCCGGACTCCATCTCCTCGCTCACGATCGAAGAGCGCGGTGACTCGGAGCTTGCTCTCTGGCGGACCAGCGAGAGCGTCGAGTCCGACATCACTGAGGAACTGGACGACGAGAACGAGAGCGCGACGGTCTCGCTGATTAACGAGGCTGTCGAGGGCGACCTGGTCACGCAGACCAGCTCGCTCGCCATCGACGAGGACGGCGACCGCAGCGACGTGCTCGTCCACCAGTATACCGCACCTGGTCTGGAAGGGCCGCTTGCGAGCGCCAGCGGTGAGAACCTCGGCAGCGCCGAGAGCACCGCCGCGCTCTACGAGCTGCTCCAGCAGAACAACAGCGTGTACACTGGCGAAAACGCCGCAGACGGCGAGCAGGACCAGCTCGAGCTGGTCATGGAGCTGGATAACCCCGGCCCGAACGAGCCGACCACGTCCATCGACGTGAACGAGCTCGCTAACGATGAGATCGGATCCGCGAGCGCGTTCTCGGACGTGTTCACGGTCGTCTACGACGACCAGACGGACACCTACTACATCGTCACCAACATTGACGAACTGAACAACGTTGTTGACGAGGACCGTCAGATCGAAGATGAGGACCAGTACGAGGTCCAGATCAACGTTCAGGACGCGCGTCTCCTCGACCTCCTCGAAGAGGCCGATGCAGACGACTTCGAAGAGGAGTTCGTCGAGACGTCGGCCTCGTTCACGGCTGAGGCAGCCGAGGGCGAGTTCGACAACGAAGACTCGATTCAGGTGACGAACGCCGAGAATCAGTCCATCACGGGTACGACCAACGTCGCGCCCGGGACTGAACTCGACGTTCGCGTCCGCAGCGACGACGACGCCTCGACGAGCTTCATCCAGAACGATGAAGACATCGTCGTGACGCCGGAAGGCACGTGGACGGCAACGTTCGACTTCAGCGAGGCGGCAGTTGGCGACAACTTCACCGCTGAGGTCCGTCAGGCTGCCTTCACGGCTGAGTCCGACGGTCAGGTCGTCGAGCAGGTCGAAGAGCCCGCGGTCTTCGAGGTCTCGGACCTGAGCCCGGCTGAGGCAACCGCTACGGCTGGTGACTCGGTCGACGTTTCGGCGACGATCGAGAACACCGGCGGTCGCGAGGCGACTCAGGATGTCGCGCTCACGCTTGACGGCGACGAGCTCGACACGACTGAAGTCACCCTCGCGCCCGGCGACACCACCACCGTCGAGTTCACGGCTGACACGTCCGGTCTCGAAGCCGGCGATTACACGCACGGCATCGCGACCGACGACGATGAGGCCACGGGTACGCTGACCATCGAAGCCGCGGACGGCTCCGACGGTAGCGACGGTTCCGACGGCTCCGACGGTAGTGACGGATCCGACGGCTCCGACGGTTCCGACGGCTCCGACGGTTCCGACGGCTCCGACGGCTCCGGCGAGACCGACGACGGAACGCCCGGCTTCGGTGCGCTCGTCGCACTCGTCGCGCTCATCGCCGCTGCGCTGCTCGCGACCCGCCGCAACGAGTAA
- a CDS encoding TetR/AcrR family transcriptional regulator encodes MSRFSDQEKERIRSQLIEAGRELFAQYGFDRTRISDLTAEADIGTSTFYQFFDSKEELYFRVLLREREELEKKIAETVAEGETPREEVQLVLETTFNEVQSNPLISALIVEGELRELQDRLAAAEMEKPFVEEQCSSVALTFSERWAELESFRYDDPALIDQLFTSIVFTVRSQNAPIGSSNEIDYDHVEDALIETIVDGLFTES; translated from the coding sequence ATGAGCCGATTTAGCGACCAAGAGAAGGAGCGAATTCGTTCTCAATTGATTGAGGCTGGGCGAGAGTTGTTTGCGCAGTATGGCTTCGACCGGACTCGAATCAGCGACCTGACAGCCGAGGCCGATATTGGTACAAGCACATTTTATCAATTCTTTGATTCAAAAGAGGAACTGTACTTCAGGGTACTCCTACGGGAGCGAGAAGAGCTTGAAAAGAAGATTGCTGAAACCGTTGCCGAAGGAGAGACCCCGCGAGAAGAGGTACAGCTGGTTCTCGAGACAACCTTCAACGAAGTCCAATCGAATCCGCTCATCTCCGCGTTAATTGTCGAGGGAGAGTTGCGAGAACTCCAAGACCGGCTCGCAGCGGCGGAAATGGAGAAACCATTCGTCGAAGAGCAATGTAGTAGTGTGGCCCTCACCTTTTCTGAGCGGTGGGCAGAGCTCGAGTCGTTCCGCTATGACGACCCAGCCCTGATTGATCAGTTATTCACCTCGATCGTGTTTACCGTACGGTCGCAAAACGCGCCCATCGGATCGAGCAACGAGATCGACTATGACCACGTTGAAGACGCGCTTATTGAGACAATTGTAGACGGGCTGTTCACTGAGAGCTGA
- a CDS encoding COG1361 S-layer family protein yields MTQRSILTVFVTALLLTSGTVGVVAGATASNPTVGDTATTDLSAPTAAGSPLQPQATGLVRGSPDLSVLISQNEVTPGRINEVTLQVVNDGEVDLGTPQSRSIVTTARSVRLTATSDDSPLSVETGTVALGAVAEEAPREVPVAVSVPNGTEPGNYELEVELEYSYTSQYSSGVTYDREETVTADVDVTVTDDARFRIVDITTNSQVGDQGTLEATVKNVGATAAYETTVALESSSAGLTLGERTADTALVGSLSPGESVTVPYNVAFASTAPDRQYAISGQVSFETSDGISHVDQGLSAGVTPLAEQTFALEDIESTLRVGEDGEITGTVVNTGPVPADNVVVQYTDTSQSILPIEQSAAVGPLDAGESSAFTLPLSIGGEAESGLRTVDFAVQYRNDDGEARAYSDVAVNAEVAPERDAFSVAIANQTIEAGGTRTVEVTVTNNLGEPASDLEARLFANDPLATGDTDTGYVQSLAAGESTTMTFELTTTGSATPGSTYPISLDFRYDDVDGDSHLSDTYRAPIDVTASEGGGLPIPIIVVALLMVGTAALVIYRRRQ; encoded by the coding sequence GTGACACAGCGGTCGATTCTTACCGTGTTCGTGACGGCTCTCCTGCTCACCAGCGGGACGGTTGGCGTCGTCGCTGGGGCGACAGCCTCGAATCCGACAGTTGGTGACACAGCGACCACAGATCTTTCTGCCCCGACCGCGGCTGGGTCACCCCTTCAACCACAAGCAACGGGTCTTGTTCGCGGCTCTCCGGACCTGTCTGTGCTGATTTCCCAGAATGAGGTTACCCCGGGACGGATAAACGAGGTAACACTCCAAGTTGTCAACGACGGTGAGGTTGATCTGGGAACACCGCAGTCCCGAAGCATCGTCACTACCGCACGTAGCGTTCGACTCACCGCGACGAGCGATGACTCACCGCTTTCGGTCGAAACGGGGACAGTCGCACTTGGTGCTGTGGCGGAAGAGGCCCCCCGAGAAGTTCCGGTAGCGGTAAGCGTGCCAAACGGCACCGAACCGGGGAATTACGAGCTTGAGGTCGAACTCGAATACTCCTATACAAGTCAGTACAGTAGCGGTGTTACCTACGACCGTGAGGAGACAGTCACCGCTGATGTCGATGTCACGGTAACTGACGACGCACGGTTCAGAATTGTCGATATCACCACTAATTCGCAGGTTGGCGACCAGGGGACACTCGAAGCCACGGTTAAGAACGTTGGCGCAACGGCTGCGTACGAGACGACTGTCGCACTTGAATCTTCAAGCGCTGGACTCACGCTCGGAGAGCGGACCGCAGATACAGCCCTCGTCGGATCACTTTCGCCGGGAGAATCCGTTACTGTCCCGTACAATGTCGCTTTCGCGTCAACTGCGCCGGACAGACAGTATGCTATCTCCGGGCAAGTCTCGTTTGAAACATCGGATGGCATCTCTCACGTCGATCAAGGGCTCTCAGCAGGAGTGACACCCCTTGCGGAGCAGACGTTTGCCTTAGAGGATATTGAGTCGACACTGCGTGTCGGCGAAGACGGTGAGATAACCGGTACTGTAGTCAATACCGGCCCGGTTCCGGCCGATAACGTCGTCGTCCAATATACGGATACGTCTCAAAGCATTCTTCCGATCGAGCAGTCAGCGGCGGTCGGGCCACTCGATGCGGGTGAATCGTCAGCGTTCACGCTGCCGCTTTCGATTGGTGGCGAAGCCGAGTCGGGACTCCGAACAGTTGATTTTGCGGTCCAGTACCGCAACGACGACGGCGAAGCGCGCGCCTATAGTGATGTCGCCGTCAACGCCGAGGTTGCGCCGGAACGAGACGCGTTCAGCGTCGCGATCGCGAACCAGACCATCGAGGCTGGCGGAACTCGCACGGTTGAAGTGACCGTAACGAACAATCTCGGAGAGCCCGCAAGCGATCTTGAGGCACGGCTGTTCGCCAACGACCCACTTGCGACCGGCGACACCGATACGGGATACGTCCAGTCGCTTGCGGCCGGCGAGTCGACAACAATGACGTTTGAACTGACTACGACTGGGTCCGCAACACCCGGGAGTACGTACCCCATCTCACTTGACTTCCGATATGACGATGTTGATGGAGACAGCCACCTTTCTGATACCTATCGGGCCCCGATCGACGTGACAGCGAGCGAAGGCGGCGGACTCCCGATTCCCATCATCGTCGTCGCACTGCTCATGGTAGGCACCGCCGCGCTTGTCATCTACCGGAGGCGGCAGTAA